The Vibrio agarivorans genome contains the following window.
AACCCTAGGGTTGCTCTTATTATTTGCTATTTATGACATGGTACGTGAACGAAGCATCAAGAAATGACATTACAGCACAGTAAGGGTCAGACGTGGCGGAATATGTTATTGAAGTGGCAAGAAGGGAGTAGTTATTAGAGAATTATTTTCTTTTTATCGAATAAAAAACAATCAGGTTGAAATACTCACCTTGTTGAGTAAGAATTAACCACAAGTCGCAAGACTTACTACAAAGCTTGGCTCACTGACGAGCTAAATTACCATTTCAATTCAGGAACTTATTTAGCTAGGAGGCTCATATGATTACCGTCAAAACGTTTGATTGCGTATGGGCTATGCATGCCGATTTTTCAGCAGATAAACACTTTGCCACAGCGGCCAAGTGTTCGCTGAAACACATGCCCGCACGAAGCACTTTCGCTAAATAACCGTTCCGTAGTCTTTAAATAGCTGCGGTTAACTGCAGCTCATACCTAAGCTCGTATTTTTATTTGCTGCCGTTTTCCGCGTCACTTAACTCATTAGGAGAACGATGATGCGTCATTCAATTTATCTAAAACTTGCAGCATGGTGTGTAGTTGCCGATCTAAAACAAGAAGAGCGAGCATGGAAGAGACGAGTACGTCAAAGCGCCCATGAGCTTCCTTTCCATAGCGAGCATCTACTTCGAGATGTTGGTTTAGACGCGACAGGACGCCCTCTAGGTCGCACTGAAGCACCGAAAGCTACAGCGGGTCGCCGCGTGAGACATCTTAGAAGGATATTACAATCTAGAATGATCACGTAATGCGTAAGGGGAGGGAGTAACACCTCCCCTTAATTCTCTTTGCGGTGTGGGTTGCAGGGTTATTGCTATCGAACTTTGGTTTATTGACCGAATAATGCGCCCAAATTTGTCGCAATTCATAGACACTTTCATCACTACTGCACAAGATAATGGGATGAAAAACAATAGCACCGGGATCCTTGACTACAATTTCAAAGATGGAGGTGCACAATGCAAAGAAGACAACTAGATAAATGGTTGCACGGTTATCACAAAGAGACGTACCGCACTCCTAAGGTCTTTGTGATTGGATGTGCTGACCTAGCAAAATATCAACTCGCGGTGGAATATAAACATAAACTTGAGCCTGTCACGGTCGACAATGAGCCGGTTCACTACGACTCATTGGAGTTGGTCAAAGAGGATTTGACCCGATTGGGTTTTGACAAAGCCTATTTGCGCTTGCACAACGCTTATGACGAGTGTGGTGCTGAGTCAGCGATTGGCTATAGCGATATTGAACTCTCTTTGGTCACTCATTAGAGGCATCGACTGATTAATGTCTTATGATGCGTAATGATCGTTGAGAATAGACGCTGTAAATTGAGTGCGTAGATAGAAACCTCTTGGGCGCGTTTTAATGATTTTTCCACTAGAACCATACGCTTCAGTTAGCGCTTTGCCATTGGCAGCTTTAGGGCGCAGCTGAAGCATCTCTCCGTGCCTAGCGGTTATCTTTTCAATATCCCCAAGGACAATCATCTCCATTAACTCTTCCCAGTCTTGACGCAGTTGTTTCTCTTGCTCAGGGCTCGGCGACCATATTAATGGCGCTCCCACTTTACGCTCCGCCAATGGAATTTCTCTTTCTCCTTCGATAGGCACCCACAAGACACGTGACATTTTATTGCGAACGTGGCTGTTCTCCCAAGTGAGCCCATGAACGCCCAGCAGAGGTGCTACACAGACAAATGTGGTTTCAAGTGGCTTGCCCTGATAGCTAATCGGAATAGTTTTGAGTTCTATCCCCAGCTGTTCAAAATCTTGTTGCGGCTTGCTTCCCGCTGTTGCACCGAGGTGCCACTCTATGAGTTGTCCAACCCAGCCTTTATCTCGCGTGAGATCGTTTGGCACTGACATTGATGCCTCTTGCGCGAGTTGAGCAAAGGTCATGCCGGCAATTTGCCAGGCTCTATCAAGGAGTTCTTGTTCTGTTTCTGGTTCAGCTTTCATCGTGTCTTGTTGCGTGGGTACATAACTGGAAATTGAGAGTATCGGTGTTTTCTGAGTCGATTGATGTTGATTCTAGCAGATGATGCAGGTGTAACGGCACTGCTTATCGGTTGTTGTTGCTCTTTAATATTGAGTAAAAAGTCATTTAAGTTCAACTTATCCACAGAAAGCGAGCCCAAAAAGAGCGAGAGCTAAAGGTATGTATGAATAAACAGGGGTTTTGAGTGCAATAAATGGTTGAAAAACTAGACTAAGTTCTAATATTAACTTTTTAGTGTGGATAACGTTACGGATGGTTGATCTTTGACCAGTTTGGTTTTGGTTGGATTTAATAACGGTAAGGTTAGACGAGGTATTCTTTGTTTTTGTATTAAGTGGCTGAAATGTGGTGTTATTTTCCTATTTTTCTGACTTTGTGTGTGATTGGTTTTCGATTGGGTGTTGAGTTTTTGATCTAATTGGTGACTATTTTGCACATGGTTATTCACAGAAAAGGTGAATAAATGTGGGCTGTGTCTCACTCTAATGTTGATAAGTTCTAGTGTGGCGAAAAGTTATCCATAAAGACGGGCTTCTTGCACAAATCATGCATTAATCACACTTGTAGGTTTGCTAGTGCTGGGGATATGTGGAAAAATCACGGCATTAAAGAATTTATTTGAGGTCGGCCAGTGATCGATGGCGATGGTTACCGCTTGAATGTCGGTATTGTGATTTGTAACAACCATGGTCAGGTATTCTGGGCTAAACGATTCGGACAACACTCATGGCAATTTCCTCAAGGGGGCATTGATGAAGGCGAGACACCTGAAGAAGCCATGTACCGTGAGTTATACGAGGAAGTCGGCTTAAAAAAACATGAAGTGAAGATCGTTGCGACGAGTCGTCATTGGCTGAGATATAAGCTCCCCAAACGACTCGTTCGATGGGATTCAAAGCCGGTCTGTATTGGCCAAAAACAGAAATGGTTTCTGCTGCGATTAGACTGTGATGAGTCACGAATTAATATGCAGCGCGGAAACATGCCTGAATTTGATGGGTGGCGCTGGGTGAGTTATTGGTATCCAGTGAGACAAGTAGTGTCTTTTAAGCGCGATGTGTATCGTCGTGCGATGAAAGAGTTTGCCTCAGCGGCGATGCCTTTCCACGAGCGCAAGTTGAAATCTAAGCGCAAGCATAAAAGAGGATAGGAATGCTCTCTCAACTAAGGGACATAGTTGAACAAGTATCTAGGGTTGATGATCTGCATCAGGCGTTGTCGATCTTGGTGAAACAAACCTGTAGCGCAATGAACACGGAGTGCTGCACGGTTTACCTTGCCAATGAAGAAATGCAGCGCCTTGAGTTGATGGCGACACAAGGCCTGACCTTCAAAGGTGATAGCATTCATATCCGCTTCACTGAGGGGCTAGTAGGACGTGTAAAGCGCACCGCTGAACCTATCAATGTGGCGGAAGCCTCAAAGCATCCTAATTTTAAATTTTTCCCTGAGCTCGGTGAGCAGGTTTATCAGAGCTTTCTTGGTACACCCATTATTCACCGTAAAAAAGTGCTTGGGGTGCTGGTGGTTCAGCAAAAGACGCCACGTTTGTTCGATGAATCGGAAGAGTCCTTTCTTGTGACTCTCTCTGCCCAATTAGCGGTGTTGATTGCTCATGGGCAAACCTTAGGCCACTGGCTACCCAACCATCACTCACGTACCTTAATCGGTGTTCCTGCTTCATCAGGTGTGGCTATAGGTCGATTTTGGCTCGACAATACGCAGCCGAACCTTACTGAGGTAGCGCCGGCTTCGACGGTTGATGTCGAGCAAGAACAAGAGCGTTTAGCCATGGCGATGGAAGCCGCGCAAGCAGACTTTCGCCGCATGCGTAAGAAGCTTGAAGGTGAGTTAACATCGGATGCAAAGGGGATCTTTGATCTCTTTACGCACTTACTCAATGATCCGATGCTCAAGAATGATCTCAAAAAGCAAATTCAGCAGTATGACCGTGCTGAGTGGGCATTGCGCCAAGTGATAGAGTCTTACTCTAGCCGTTTTGCAAAAATGTCGGACCCTTACTTGCGCGAACGTGCGCAAGACTTCCGTGAGCTTGGACAGCGTTTATTGTTCTTTTTGCACAACACAGAGCAAGAGCAGCAAGTGATCGAAAAACCGATCATCATGGTGGTGCAAGAGTTAACCGCATCGATTTTGGCTTCAGTGCCAAAAGACAAACTGTTGGCCGTAGTGTCAATCGAGGGGGCTGCCAACTCTCACGCGGCTATTTTGTCTCGCGCCTTGGGTATTCCAGCCATTATGGGGTTGGAGTGTGATATCACTCAGCTCAGTGGTCTAGCAGGCATCGTTGATGGCTACAGCGGCAAGCTTTTCGTTTCTCCTAGCCGCCAACTACTGCAAGAGTATCGTGGCCTGTTGCACGAAGAGAAAGAACTCACTCGTATGGTGAGTCGCCACTCTGATAAACCTGCAGTCACACTTGACGGTCTCGGTGTTGATATCATGCTTAACTCAGGCCTTAGTGCTGACAGTAGCATTGCTATTAATCAGGGCGTGGATGGTGTCGGCTTGTACCGTACAGAGATCTCATTCTTATTGCAGCATCGCTTTCCGTCAGAGGATGAGCAAGTCGGTCAGTATCAATCGGTTCTTGCTTCTTATCCGAATAAAAACGTGGTTATGCGTACCCTAGATGTTGGTGGCGACAAAGCACTCCCTTACTTCCCAATCGAAGAAGAAAACCCCTTCTTAGGCTGGCGAGGTATTCGCTTTACACTGGACCACCCCGATATCTTTCTTATTCAGTTACGCGCCATGCTTAGAGCGAGTCAAGGTAATGACAATCTAAGTATCTTGTTGCCGATGGTTTCGAATGTGCAAGAGTTGGATGATGCACTGAGGCTATTTGAACAGGCGTATCAAGAGGTCAGTGAGTTCTGTCGCTTGAAAAGGCCGACTATCGGTGTGATGGTTGAGGTGCCTTCAATGCTGTACCTGCTGCCGCATATTGCTAACAAAATAGATTTTGTTTCTGTCGGTACCAATGACTTGACGCAATATTTATTGGCAGTTGACCGCAATAACAGCCGTGTTTCTACTTTGTACGAAACTATGCATCCGGCGGTGCTTTCTGCTTTGAAACACATCAAGGTGATTTGTGAGTCGGTGAATCTTCCTGTTTGTGTATGTGGTGAGCTTGCGGGCGATCCAATGGGAGCCCTACTTTTAGTCGGAATGGGTTATCGCTCATTGAGTATGAACACCTCCAATGTCGCTAAAGTGAAATATTTATTGTGTCATAGTGAGCTTGAGGAATTAGAGCAGTTAGCTGAGTACGCGTTAGGGCAATCCTATGCTCAATCTATCTATGATATGATGCTCAGCCATTTTGAATCGAAAGAGTTTGCTGGCTTTATCCGCGCTGGTAAACACTAAGGAAACCTTGTGTCCATAGAACTAATATTTGTCTTGTGCCTGCTGGGCGGCTTTGTTGGCATGATGGCGGGGTTGTTGGGCATAGGGGGCGGACTCATTGTTGTCCCAGCGTTGACGTTTATCTTACCCTTAATTGAAGTACCTTCTGAAAACATCATGCCGATGGCACTTGGCACCTCATTAGCGACTATTATCATTACCTCAGGCTCGTCGGCATTCAATCACTTAAGACTTGGTAATATCGATTTTTTTGCAGTGAAATGGCTCATGCCGGGCGTCGTTGTAGGTGGTTTTTTAGGGGCGTTTATCGTGGAGTTTATCCCTGCAGAATACCTACCCCGCGTGTTTGGTGTGATTGTGGTTTGTTTGGCGTTACAAATGTTGTTTTCATCACGCAGTCATAAGGTCTATCCGATGCCCTCGAGACCTGCTACGCTCGCAACAGGCTCCGCTATTGGGGTCGTATCTAGCTTGGCCGGGATCGGTGGTGGTTCGCTTTCGGTGCCTTTTCTCAATCGTCATGGTGTAGAAATGCGCCGTGCTGTGGGGTCATCCTCTGTCTGCGGTTGTGTTCTTGCGATAGCGGGCATGTTGGGCTTTGTTTTAAGTGGTGTCAGCGCCGATAACCTACCGCAATACAGCTTAGGCTATGTCTATCTTCCGGCACTTATTGCGATTTCTTTGGTCTCAGCATTTACAACACGTTTTGGCGCACTGATGGCAACGAGTATGCCGACCGTGCGTTTGAAGCGTGTTTTTGCCTTATTTTTGTTTTTTGTAGCAGGTATCATGCTACTTAAGTAGTTCTATACCCAATTAGAGAAAGTATTATGTCTCAAGGATTTATTGAGTTTCCAAACATCGATCCTGTGCTGTTCAGCTTAGGGCCACTATCAGTCCGCTGGTACGGACTGATGTATCTTGTTGGTTTTGTGTTCGCACTTTGGCTGGCAAATCGTCGTGCAGACACGAAGGGCAGTGGTTGGACTCGTGAACAAGTGTCTGACTTGCTATTTGCAGGCTTTTTAGGCGTGGTGATCGGTGGCCGAGTCGGCTACGTGATCTTCTACAACTTTGACCTCTTCATTCAAGAACCGCTCTATCTCTTCAAAGTCTGGACAGGCGGCATGTCTTTCCATGGCGGTCTATTGGGCGTGATTGCCGCAATGTTCTGGTACGCAAAAAAGAATGGGCGAACCTTCTTTGGTGTAGCCGACTTTATAGCACCTTTGGTGCCGTTTGGTTTAGGTATGGGACGTCTGGGCAACTTCATGAACAGTGAGCTTTGGGGACGTGTGACTGATGCGCCATGGGGCGTTGTATTCCCGAACGGTGGCCCACTACCTCGCCATCCATCGCAACTTTATGAGATGGCGCTTGAGGGTATTGTTCTGTTCTTTATTTTGAACTGGTTCATCAAAAAACCGCGCCCACTTGGATCTGTATCAGGTCTTTTCCTATTGGGGTATGGTACCTTCCGCTTCCTAGTCGAATACGTGCGTGAGCCGGATGCTCATTTAGGCTTATTTGGTGACTTTATTTCGATGGGGCAGATCCTGTCTCTTCCTATGATTATTATTGGCGGACTCATGATGGTGTGGGCATACAAGCGCGGCCATTTTTCTGACCAATCAAACGCAAAAAAGAGTGAATCGTGAAACAGTATTTAGATTTATGTCAGCGCATCGTTGACCAAGGTACGTGGATTGAAAATGAGCGAACAGGCAAGCGCTGCCTAACCGTGATCAACGCCGACCTGACTTACGATGTTGCCAACAACCAGTTCCCTCTTGTAACGACGCGTAAAAGTTTTTGGAAAGCGGCAGTAGCAGAGCTGCTTGGTTATATCCGTGGCTATGATAATGCGGAAGATTTCCGCAAGTTGGGAACAAAAACCTGGGATGCAAATGCCAACCTGAATGAAGCGTGGCTGAACAACCCTTACCGCAAGGGTGACGATGACATGGGGCGCGTTTATGGCGTTCAAGGCCGAGCTTGGGCTAAGCCTGATGGTGGCCACATCGATCAACTGCGTAAGATTGTTGATGATTTAACTCGTGGCGTGGATGACCGTGGTGAAATTCTTAATTTCTACAACCCGGGTGAGTTCCATATGGGGTGCTTACGTCCATGTATGTACAGCCATCACTTTTCGCTATTGGGCGATACGCTGTATTTGAACAGTACGCAACGCTCATGTGACGTTCCACTTGGTCTGAACTTTAACATGGTTCAGGTGTATGTATTCTTGGCGATCATGGCACAAATTACGGGTAAAAAGCCGGGTGTGGCTTATCACAAGATCGTCAATGCGCATATTTACGAAGACCAACTTGAACTGATGCGTGATGTGCAGCTTAAGCGTGAGCCATTGGCCGCACCTCAGTTTAAGATTAACCCTAAGATTCAGTCACTAGAAGACTTGGAAACATGGGTGACACTAGATGATTTTGAAGTGATTGGTTACGAATCTCATGAGCCGATTCGTTATCCATTTTCAGTGTAACTTGCTGAAAATTTAGCGCATACAAATAGCGTTTCTGAAACGAAAAGAGGATAGCCATTCGGTCTATCCTCTTTTTAATTCTAAATGAACTCTGAACTCTGAACTCTAAAGCCCTTTTAACAATAGGTTCTCGCCTTTTTTCTTCGGCTTACGCTTGAGAAGTATCACCATCAACAACCCACACAAGAAGCTCAAAGCGATGAGCCCATACATATAGCGGTCACTCTTACGATAGAAGTGGTCAGACACCGCAGTGACTCGGCCTGTTTCAAAGGTGATGCGCACAAAGCCAACAATAGACCCATCATTGATGACGGGCTCGACCAGCTGTTGTCTGCCGATTCGTGCGGTTGCCAATGGTGTATCTAACCCGAGAACTTCACGTGCACTCAATGCATCGTCACTGGCGGCTAACTTAATGCCTTCGGCATCATAAACGGTGGCATCGAATACTAGGCGGTCTTGAGCTAACTGATTGGTCAATGCGAGAAGTCGCTCTTGATCTTCTTGTTCAATCATTTCACTTGCCGACAGTGAGGCTTGCGATATCAATATCTTGGTCAGTGTTTCCAACTGATTTGCCTGAATGCGTTCATTTTCTTTACTGATCCGCAGACTGTTAACCGCTATCACTGCAACCATGATCGTGAGCAACGCAAAGCCGACAATTTTCAACGCATTACGGAAGGAAAACAGAGATTCGTTCATTACCTATGCTCATGAATTATTCTAATTTGTGCCATATTGAGACTTGCGTTTATAAAAAGCAATAGGTTAACGTTACTGAAACTTAGACAGGACGAGAAACATGGATTTGTTACATAAACTGCCCATTCACAGACACACTTCGCTGCTATTACGTTTTCCTGAAGTATTGGATAGTTCGCAACTCGATAAGAACAAAGCAAACTGGGTTATCTTTGGTCGAACACTGGCCTGCAGTCAGCTTGAGGATATCGATTTCTATACCGGCTTTTACAATCATATTGTCGATGTTTGGCAAGTTGGCCCTTATGAAGTTGCCCTGATGAGCGGTGAATTGACCGCAGAGCACAAGGCGATTCTTGCTGAGTTGGATTTAGAGTATGCCCATTTACAAGATGTCCCGGACCTCTCCAAGCCAGGGCTTATCGTGTTCGATATGGACTCAACTGCGATTCAAATTGAGTGTATTGATGAGATAGCGAAGTTGGCTGGTGTTGGGGAAGAGGTTTCTGCTGTGACTGAACGTGCGATGCAAGGTGAGCTCGACTTTGAACAAAGTCTGCGTCAGCGTGTCTCCAAACTCAAAGGGGCGGATGAGTCGATCCTAGAGTCTGTACGCAGCACATTGCCACTAATGCCTGATTTGACCGCATTGATTAACGCACTGCAAGGCTTTGGCTGGAAGACGGCTATTGCCTCTGGTGGATTCACCTATTTTTCTGACTACCTCAAAGAGACTTTGAATCTAGACTACGCTCGCTCTAATCAGCTAAAGATTGTTGATGGCAAGCTAACGGGAGAGGTATTAGGCGAGGTGGTTTCTGCTCAAACAAAAGCGGATATCGTACTCGAGTTGGCAGAAGAGTATGACATTGAGCTACACAACACTGTCGCCGTGGGTGATGGCGCGAACGATCTAGTGATGATGAGAGCGGCTGGTTTAGGTATCGCTTTTCATGCTAAGCCTAAGGTTGAGCAGGAA
Protein-coding sequences here:
- the mutH gene encoding DNA mismatch repair endonuclease MutH, which encodes MKAEPETEQELLDRAWQIAGMTFAQLAQEASMSVPNDLTRDKGWVGQLIEWHLGATAGSKPQQDFEQLGIELKTIPISYQGKPLETTFVCVAPLLGVHGLTWENSHVRNKMSRVLWVPIEGEREIPLAERKVGAPLIWSPSPEQEKQLRQDWEELMEMIVLGDIEKITARHGEMLQLRPKAANGKALTEAYGSSGKIIKTRPRGFYLRTQFTASILNDHYAS
- a CDS encoding YtjB family periplasmic protein; protein product: MNESLFSFRNALKIVGFALLTIMVAVIAVNSLRISKENERIQANQLETLTKILISQASLSASEMIEQEDQERLLALTNQLAQDRLVFDATVYDAEGIKLAASDDALSAREVLGLDTPLATARIGRQQLVEPVINDGSIVGFVRITFETGRVTAVSDHFYRKSDRYMYGLIALSFLCGLLMVILLKRKPKKKGENLLLKGL
- a CDS encoding DUF6482 family protein, which translates into the protein MQRRQLDKWLHGYHKETYRTPKVFVIGCADLAKYQLAVEYKHKLEPVTVDNEPVHYDSLELVKEDLTRLGFDKAYLRLHNAYDECGAESAIGYSDIELSLVTH
- a CDS encoding thymidylate synthase — translated: MKQYLDLCQRIVDQGTWIENERTGKRCLTVINADLTYDVANNQFPLVTTRKSFWKAAVAELLGYIRGYDNAEDFRKLGTKTWDANANLNEAWLNNPYRKGDDDMGRVYGVQGRAWAKPDGGHIDQLRKIVDDLTRGVDDRGEILNFYNPGEFHMGCLRPCMYSHHFSLLGDTLYLNSTQRSCDVPLGLNFNMVQVYVFLAIMAQITGKKPGVAYHKIVNAHIYEDQLELMRDVQLKREPLAAPQFKINPKIQSLEDLETWVTLDDFEVIGYESHEPIRYPFSV
- the serB gene encoding phosphoserine phosphatase, producing MDLLHKLPIHRHTSLLLRFPEVLDSSQLDKNKANWVIFGRTLACSQLEDIDFYTGFYNHIVDVWQVGPYEVALMSGELTAEHKAILAELDLEYAHLQDVPDLSKPGLIVFDMDSTAIQIECIDEIAKLAGVGEEVSAVTERAMQGELDFEQSLRQRVSKLKGADESILESVRSTLPLMPDLTALINALQGFGWKTAIASGGFTYFSDYLKETLNLDYARSNQLKIVDGKLTGEVLGEVVSAQTKADIVLELAEEYDIELHNTVAVGDGANDLVMMRAAGLGIAFHAKPKVEQEAQTAIRHVGLGGVLCILSAQYAKQGKVSWKRT
- the ptsP gene encoding phosphoenolpyruvate--protein phosphotransferase, producing MLSQLRDIVEQVSRVDDLHQALSILVKQTCSAMNTECCTVYLANEEMQRLELMATQGLTFKGDSIHIRFTEGLVGRVKRTAEPINVAEASKHPNFKFFPELGEQVYQSFLGTPIIHRKKVLGVLVVQQKTPRLFDESEESFLVTLSAQLAVLIAHGQTLGHWLPNHHSRTLIGVPASSGVAIGRFWLDNTQPNLTEVAPASTVDVEQEQERLAMAMEAAQADFRRMRKKLEGELTSDAKGIFDLFTHLLNDPMLKNDLKKQIQQYDRAEWALRQVIESYSSRFAKMSDPYLRERAQDFRELGQRLLFFLHNTEQEQQVIEKPIIMVVQELTASILASVPKDKLLAVVSIEGAANSHAAILSRALGIPAIMGLECDITQLSGLAGIVDGYSGKLFVSPSRQLLQEYRGLLHEEKELTRMVSRHSDKPAVTLDGLGVDIMLNSGLSADSSIAINQGVDGVGLYRTEISFLLQHRFPSEDEQVGQYQSVLASYPNKNVVMRTLDVGGDKALPYFPIEEENPFLGWRGIRFTLDHPDIFLIQLRAMLRASQGNDNLSILLPMVSNVQELDDALRLFEQAYQEVSEFCRLKRPTIGVMVEVPSMLYLLPHIANKIDFVSVGTNDLTQYLLAVDRNNSRVSTLYETMHPAVLSALKHIKVICESVNLPVCVCGELAGDPMGALLLVGMGYRSLSMNTSNVAKVKYLLCHSELEELEQLAEYALGQSYAQSIYDMMLSHFESKEFAGFIRAGKH
- the lgt gene encoding prolipoprotein diacylglyceryl transferase, coding for MSQGFIEFPNIDPVLFSLGPLSVRWYGLMYLVGFVFALWLANRRADTKGSGWTREQVSDLLFAGFLGVVIGGRVGYVIFYNFDLFIQEPLYLFKVWTGGMSFHGGLLGVIAAMFWYAKKNGRTFFGVADFIAPLVPFGLGMGRLGNFMNSELWGRVTDAPWGVVFPNGGPLPRHPSQLYEMALEGIVLFFILNWFIKKPRPLGSVSGLFLLGYGTFRFLVEYVREPDAHLGLFGDFISMGQILSLPMIIIGGLMMVWAYKRGHFSDQSNAKKSES
- a CDS encoding sulfite exporter TauE/SafE family protein; amino-acid sequence: MSIELIFVLCLLGGFVGMMAGLLGIGGGLIVVPALTFILPLIEVPSENIMPMALGTSLATIIITSGSSAFNHLRLGNIDFFAVKWLMPGVVVGGFLGAFIVEFIPAEYLPRVFGVIVVCLALQMLFSSRSHKVYPMPSRPATLATGSAIGVVSSLAGIGGGSLSVPFLNRHGVEMRRAVGSSSVCGCVLAIAGMLGFVLSGVSADNLPQYSLGYVYLPALIAISLVSAFTTRFGALMATSMPTVRLKRVFALFLFFVAGIMLLK
- a CDS encoding DUF1127 domain-containing protein, which produces MRHSIYLKLAAWCVVADLKQEERAWKRRVRQSAHELPFHSEHLLRDVGLDATGRPLGRTEAPKATAGRRVRHLRRILQSRMIT
- the rppH gene encoding RNA pyrophosphohydrolase, whose amino-acid sequence is MIDGDGYRLNVGIVICNNHGQVFWAKRFGQHSWQFPQGGIDEGETPEEAMYRELYEEVGLKKHEVKIVATSRHWLRYKLPKRLVRWDSKPVCIGQKQKWFLLRLDCDESRINMQRGNMPEFDGWRWVSYWYPVRQVVSFKRDVYRRAMKEFASAAMPFHERKLKSKRKHKRG